In the genome of Globicephala melas chromosome 3, mGloMel1.2, whole genome shotgun sequence, one region contains:
- the LOC132597126 gene encoding metabotropic glutamate receptor 7-like — MLALSPVLGCWRARAASHRARARARRAGRGTQERTAPQDGRRRGTPHPRRLPFPGRPYPPRPQETLSFPGGAHPKGPGLRRARHRPLECRRHHRSRGSSMVQLGKLLRALTLMKFPCCVLEVLLCALAAAARGQEMYAPHSIRIEGDVTLGGLFPVHAKGPSGVPCGDIKRENGIHRLEAMLYALDQINSDPNLLPNVRLGARILDTCSRDTYALEQSLTFVQALIQKDTSEVRCTNGEPPVFVKPEKVVGMIGASGSSVSIMVANILRLFQVDGRYGIRKRM; from the coding sequence ATGCTCGCTCTCTCCCCAGTGCTGGGCTGTTGGAGAGCTCGAGCTGCAAGCCACCGAGCGCGAGCTCGAGCGCGGCGCGCTGGCCGGGGAACCCAAGAGCGCACGGCGCCCCAAGATGGCAGGCGCCGCGGGACCCCCCACCCTCGCCGGCTGCCCTTTCCCGGGCGCCCCTACCCTCCTCGCCCGCAGGAGACCCTGAGCTTCCCCGGAGGAGCTCACCCCAAGGGGCCAGGACTCCGGCGAGCCCGCCACCGTCCCCTCGAGTGCCGCCGCCACCACCGCAGCCGCGGGAGCAGCATGGTCCAGCTGGGGAAGCTGCTCCGCGCCCTGACTTTGATGAAGTTTCCCTGCTGCGTGCTGGAGGTGCTTCTGTGcgcgctggcggcggcggcgcgcggccAGGAGATGTACGCCCCGCACTCCATTCGGATCGAAGGGGACGTCACCCTCGGGGGGCTGTTCCCGGTGCACGCGAAGGGTCCCAGTGGAGTGCCCTGCGGCGACATCAAGAGGGAGAACGGGATCCACAGGCTGGAAGCGATGCTCTACGCCCTGGACCAGATCAACAGCGATCCCAACCTGCTGCCCAACGTGAGGCTGGGAGCGCGGATCCTGGACACTTGTTCCAGGGACACTTATGCGCTCGAACAGTCGCTCACTTTCGTCCAGGCGCTCATCCAGAAGGACACCTCCGAAGTGCGCTGCACCAACGGCGAGCCGCCGGTTTTCGTCAAGCCCGAGAAAGTAGTTGGAATGATTGGGGCTTCGGGGAGTTCGGTCTCCATCATGGTAGCCAACATCCTGAGGCTTTTCCAG